In Calditrichota bacterium, the DNA window CAGGAAATGGCCACTCCTTTTGATAATATAAATATTAATAATAAAATTAAACAAGACTATACAATAAAAACCACAGCGGTGTCCAGAGAAACTTTTTATACACTGCCTCCAAAATGGACGGCAAACCTGATTTGGATGATTAATTTTGCCGGGATGGAACTGGTCTTGGAAGACTTTAAACACCGCTTGAAAAGCATAACACGTAAATGGCAGGATGAGCTTGATTCATCCGTTTATTCTGTAATCACAGGCCATATTATTAAAATCCAAAATGTGTTAGGAGATCCCAAACTAAACATAGATAATAAGACCACAAAAAGTATAATTGCTTTTGGTTCTGGTCCATTAAGAAAAATTAATTTAGCCTTTACACCGGTCGTAAAAGAAATACAAAAAATCATTTTAGATTTACCTGAAAATATTGATGTGATAAGCGAAAACTCATTTCAATCTTTGGAAAAGAATCAATTTGAAGAGCAAGATATCGTTTCGGTGTATTTACGCCGTTTAATTGGTTATATAATTGATACAGATTTAATTAATACAATAAGTGAAAAGGTAGATCTGTTTAATCAGGAGCTTCAAAACTTTTTTGTCCGCATTGATGATGTTCAAGGTTTGCTTTCGGCAGGACTATCAGATGGAGATGAAGACCTGGATATTAAAAACTCAGAAGAGACAGATATAGAAATTATTAAACAAAATGGATTTGACAGACTAACAGAAATAAAGAACTCATTTGAAGAAAGTTATCAGAGTATGCAACACTTCTTATCAGATTGTTTGCATACGGCATTTGATAAAATGAATCCATACTTGATGACCCACTCAACCAATAAATTAAAACAATATATTTTTGCTCATGAACAGAAAAAAGTATTGGGCAGGATTGATTCAGTAAAACAAGAAATCAGTTCATTTTTCCAAAAGTTAGCAGTAAATCTGCAGTTTACCCAAAGTGAAGGAATCCTTTTTGCCAGAAAATTGGGCAAGCTTGAGACAAATTCTAAAAGCAAAATTGATTCTTTAATAACATTAAGTAAACAGCTTTCGCCTAAAACGGATATTATAAAACATATTCCTCGCTATTACAGACAATTATTTTATGGCCAACAGACAATTAATCGCCAATTCCTTGTGCAGAGAAATAGTTCTCTAAAAGAAGCAGACAGGATAATTAAACATTACCAGCAGGGGTATAATGGCGCTTTGTTAATTACCGGTGAACCTGACAGTGGAAAAGCAACTTTGAGCAAAATGGTAGCCGGCCGATTTTTTGACAAAAAACGGATTTTTCATATTAAAGCACCTGCTGGTGGTACTGCTGATCCTGAGGACTTTCTTATCAAAGTTCAACAATCTTTCAAAACTGATAGTAACCTGAAAGATATTTTTAATAAACAAGCACCCAGAAGTGTTATAGTTTTAGATGATCTGGAGATGTGGTGGCAAAGAAGTGAAAAAGGATTTGAAGTAATTGACACTATTTTTAACCTGATCGATTCATACAGCTCTAAAGTATTTTTTATTATTACAGTTAATAAATATGCTTTCCAATTGATAAACAATATTCGAAATATTGAAGATAGTTTTGTCGGCATAATTACAAATGAAGCATTTAATGCAAAAGAGATTCAATCAGCAATTCTTCACAGACATCGTTCTACTGGGATCCAGTTTAAAATTGGAAAACATCTTGAAGACAACATTTCTGATTTTCGCATGGCAGGGTTGTTTACTGATATTTTTAAATACTCAAATGGAGCAATAGGCGTTGCGCTTAAAACCTGGCTTTCTATGATCGAGTCATACAGTGAGGATACGATAACACTTAAATATATTGAAAAGCCAAGTCTGTCAATTCTTTCAGATTTGCCTAAAGAGTGGTTTATGTGGCTGGTAGAATTTACGTTGCATAAAGAACTAACACGTCAGCGACTTGAAAACATCTTTGAGTCTAATGAGACAGCTGTAAAACAAATGGTTGAAGCATTATTACGCAGTGGTTTTATTATCGATGAGAATGAAGTATTAAAAATTAATCCATACATGGAGCATTTGTTTTTGGAAAAATTTATACAAATGGGGTTGTTATGGAACAAATGATTGGCGATCAATGGCAGCAATGGGGCTTGATAAAAGTATTTGTTGCAGCAGTGTTTCTTTTCATTTTTGTAAGATTGGCTCAACGTGGATTAAAAATATTACAAAATAAATATGACTTGCCATTACAAAACCAGAAATACTTTCCGGTTGTTGAAATGGTCGTATGGATTGTGTTTTCATTTTGGGCCCTAAAAGAAGCGATAAGTGACCCAGTTTATTATTCTGTTTTTTTTATAACGTTTTCATTAATTATACTATTTTGGATTGGCTGGTTTGCCGGACGTGATTATATTGCCGGAATCATTTGGCGTAGCCAGGCGAGTTATGAAACCGGCCAAAAATTAATTATCAATGATATAAATGGAAGAATAAGTAAACTTGGCTATTTGAATCTTGAACTTGAAAAAAATGATGGCACCGTTGTCAGGCTTCCGTATAGTAAAATATCTGCAGATATCACCTATAATAAAAATGAAAACTCTACAGTATTTACTTATACTTTTTATGTTGAACCGAAAGATGAAATCTCAAACGAATCATTTGAAAAAATAAGAACTGCTTTGATAAATTCTCCCTGGCATTTATCATATTTACAGCCACAAATTCAAAAAGTAAATAAAAATGAAAATAAAACAACATTGGAAATAATTGTTCACACGCTTTCAGAAAATGGCCTTGAAAAATTGCAATCTATTGTAAACAGGCAGATTGCTGAAAAAAAACTATAATATTATAAAAGGAGAAAACATGGCTCAAATTACACTAAAGGGAAATCCAATAAACACCATTGGTAATTTACCGGAAGTTGGTTCGCAAGCACCTGATTTTGTACTTACAAAAACAGATTTGTCTGATGTAAGTTTGAAAGACTTTGCCGGTAAACGAATAATATTAAACATTTCACCAAGTATTGATACTGGTATATGTGCTGATTCTGTTAGGCGATTTAATGTTGCGGCGGATAAATTGGATAATACGGCTATTCTTTATGTTTCTTTGGATTTACCATTTGCTCATAAACGTTTTTGCGAAGCTGAAGGAATTGAAAGCGTTGTTAGTGTTTGTGGATTGCGTACACGCAGTTTTGGAAAAGATTATGGCGTTTTAATTACAGATGGCCCCATGGCAGGATTGTTTGCCCGGTCAGTTGTTATTGTTGATGAACATGGAAAAGTTGTTTACACAGAGCAGGTTCCGGAAATTGTTCAGGAACCAAATTATGAGGCTGCATTAGAAGTATTAGCTTAAATAAAAAAAAGGCTGTCTGGTTGGACAGCCTTTTAAAATATCTATTTACTTTCCACCAAAGAAAACGTTTAATGTTGCAAAAAGACTATTATAATTACTAACAACATTATATCTGGCTTCAATTGCCGCAGGGTATCCACCCAAATTTAAATTATATCCACCTAAAGCAGAAAAACCAATTTCACTTCCAGAGGCATCAAAAGTTTGTTTGCCAAAAAAGCCTAAGTCAACTTCATACTCAAGAGTGATACTGTTATAGTTGATACCACCGCCAGCATAAAAATCATCATTGACAGCATAATGTACATCCGCTCCAAAAACTAAAATGCTTATTGTTGCGTCACCCGCACCAGTAGGAACATCAAAACCTGGTTTGTGAAACTGAAAGATAGGCATTAATCTCAAATTATCAGATACTTCGCCTAAATCTACTTTGGCTCCAAGCCCAAATCCGGCTGTGTAACCTGTTTCAGTAGGTAGAACAAGTCCAGCCTGAGCAGCTATACCATTAAACCCAATTTGTGCAAAAGTGAATGTAGTTAAAGATAAAAATAGTAAAATAGTGGAAATAAATGTTCTCTTCATAAAGCCTCCATGTAATTTATTAGTATTAGTATTAGATTCGAACTCGCATAATATAGAAAAAAATGACTAAGCATCAAGCATTTAAAGAAAGAATTTTTTTGATGTGATTTTAGCTACTTATGTGCGATTTCTTTTATCAAAAGTATATGCTGCGATAAATGAAAGCAGTGTCAATAAGAAAGCCCAGGCAATATATCCTAAACCGGTTTCCGAGATAACATCTGGCTGGATATGCGAGAGTAATTGATTCTTTTCAAGAAAATAAAATAGTAGAGTAAAGATAAGGCCTGTGAAAATAGAAATATTTATTTCCAACCGAGAGACGCTTTTAAAAAAACTGGCCAGTACAGGTATAAATACCGTCGTCGTTAAGATTCCTGAAGAAAGGTAAAAAATATCCCAAAGATTATCGGTGAAGAGAGCATAAATGTATCCCGCAAAAATGGCCAGAACAGAAGAAAAACGTGCAAATTTTTGTATTTGAGCAGGAGTAAAACGGTTTTTTAATTTGGGTTCGATTAAATCTTTGGAAAAAGAAAGTGCAACTATATTTCCACATGTGTCTATGGTTGACATTGCAGCTGCAATAAGGCCAACCGATAAAAGGAGATTTAGCCAAATTGGCGAATAATTTTTCATAATTTCTGTAAAGATGAGCGCACCATCTTTAATTTGTTCCGGGATTATTCCATCAACAGGAGGAAAAAGTGCCAGGGCAGAGAGACCAATTACTAACGGCATAATTCCTACAAAAACAAGGGAATTGAATCCTGCAATGAGAATGCCCTTTTTTGCAGCCTTGTTAGATTTTGCGGCTTGAATCCGCACCCATAAATCAGTTTCAATTAGCCAACCTGGGAGATAAGCAAAAAAGGTCATGAAAATTAAAGCTGCTCCTGGTGAAAAAATATTTGAATCATGAGAAACGGACTTGGGTGGGGTTATGCTCACTGCATTTTCAGGAATGGCGTTCCAGCCTAAGTAGGCAATTATTGAAATGAAAAGTGCAACAAGTATAAATTGAATTTTGTCAGTTGAAATGACAGCTTCAAAACCACCGCTAAAACTATAAGTTGCAACAACCACAGCAATCAGTAAAAAGGTGAGTTGTGGAGATATTCCTAAAAATGGAGCTATGATATTTCCGGCAGCAAATATTTCTCCGCCTGTCCAGGTAATAAAAACAATTATCAATGCCGGTGCTAAAAGAATTCTTGAGTTTTTACCAAATCGTTTTTCAAGCAGTTCAGGTTGAGAAAAGGTATTAAACTTTCTGAACAAAGGAACCAAAAAATAAAACCCAGCCATTGTTAGAAGCCAAGGAATAATTAATAACCATGCACCGCCCAAACCATACCAGTAAAAAATCTGAACACCATACACGCATGACCAGCTTATAGACATCATACTTGCGGAAATCGATAATCCGACCGACCAGCTGGAAAGGCTTTTATTTGCAGACCAGAATTCTTTTGTATCATTTTGATCAGACTTTCCTTTGCTTTTTTTCCAAACAGAGAAACCTATCCATAAAACAATAAAACTATAGGTGAGAAACCCAGTCCAATAAATAAATGTGTTTGTCATATTATGTATCGCTTGGTTGTTTAAAACCAATTATAAGGATGTAATAGAAATAAAAAAAGTATTGAAGTAGATTGAAGGAAATAAAAAAAAGCGTAAGAAGAAGAAACCTTACGCTTTATAAAAATATATTAAGTGATTCTCAACCACATTTACCTTCGCCGCATTTGCCTTCACCACATTTAGCTTCAGCTTTTTTATCGGTACTTTCTTTTTTAGCAGCTTTCTTGTCACCACCACATTTGCCTTCACCACACTTAGCTTCTTTTTCAGCTTTCTTATCAGCGCTTTTTGCTTCTTTTTTAGCGGCCTTTTTTTCATCGCCACCACATTTGCCTTCACCACACTTGGCATCTTTTTTAGCAGCTTTCTTTTCATCGCCACCACATTTACCTTCTCCGCATTTTGATTCCTTTTTTGCTTCCGTCTTGCCTTCTTTAGCAGCTTTTTTATCGCCACCGCATTTATCGTCAAACGATGCAACTTCAAAACCTGAATCATTTGCAGTGTAAGCGGTTGCAGTGCTAGTTGTAAAGAAAGCAACAAAACCGATGAATGTTGCTAAAAGAGTTAGTCTTGCTAAAGTCTTTGATGACTTATTCATACATACCTCCTGATTAGGATAAATTAATAATTAGTTAAAATTTTTGACCG includes these proteins:
- the tpx gene encoding thiol peroxidase, yielding MAQITLKGNPINTIGNLPEVGSQAPDFVLTKTDLSDVSLKDFAGKRIILNISPSIDTGICADSVRRFNVAADKLDNTAILYVSLDLPFAHKRFCEAEGIESVVSVCGLRTRSFGKDYGVLITDGPMAGLFARSVVIVDEHGKVVYTEQVPEIVQEPNYEAALEVLA
- a CDS encoding mechanosensitive ion channel, which translates into the protein MEQMIGDQWQQWGLIKVFVAAVFLFIFVRLAQRGLKILQNKYDLPLQNQKYFPVVEMVVWIVFSFWALKEAISDPVYYSVFFITFSLIILFWIGWFAGRDYIAGIIWRSQASYETGQKLIINDINGRISKLGYLNLELEKNDGTVVRLPYSKISADITYNKNENSTVFTYTFYVEPKDEISNESFEKIRTALINSPWHLSYLQPQIQKVNKNENKTTLEIIVHTLSENGLEKLQSIVNRQIAEKKL
- a CDS encoding sodium:solute symporter family protein gives rise to the protein MTNTFIYWTGFLTYSFIVLWIGFSVWKKSKGKSDQNDTKEFWSANKSLSSWSVGLSISASMMSISWSCVYGVQIFYWYGLGGAWLLIIPWLLTMAGFYFLVPLFRKFNTFSQPELLEKRFGKNSRILLAPALIIVFITWTGGEIFAAGNIIAPFLGISPQLTFLLIAVVVATYSFSGGFEAVISTDKIQFILVALFISIIAYLGWNAIPENAVSITPPKSVSHDSNIFSPGAALIFMTFFAYLPGWLIETDLWVRIQAAKSNKAAKKGILIAGFNSLVFVGIMPLVIGLSALALFPPVDGIIPEQIKDGALIFTEIMKNYSPIWLNLLLSVGLIAAAMSTIDTCGNIVALSFSKDLIEPKLKNRFTPAQIQKFARFSSVLAIFAGYIYALFTDNLWDIFYLSSGILTTTVFIPVLASFFKSVSRLEINISIFTGLIFTLLFYFLEKNQLLSHIQPDVISETGLGYIAWAFLLTLLSFIAAYTFDKRNRT